One window of the Paraburkholderia sp. PGU19 genome contains the following:
- a CDS encoding 5-formyltetrahydrofolate cyclo-ligase, whose translation MRATLLEARLHAALDAAGNDALRRRVLDVLTVYSPVSVGLYWPLSGEFDIRSVIAVWLAGDSARRASLPVITGRDRPLEFHVWTPDMPMQVGAHRIHEPTSGEVITPDLLFVPCVGFDVDGYRLGYGGGYYDRTLAGFRAAGKVPVTVGVAYDVCRTGTMQREAHDIPLDVVVTEGSCYPEGKLGL comes from the coding sequence CTGCGTGCAACGCTGCTGGAAGCACGTCTGCATGCGGCTCTCGATGCGGCGGGCAATGATGCCCTGAGGCGTCGGGTGCTCGATGTGTTAACGGTTTATTCGCCTGTAAGTGTAGGGTTGTACTGGCCATTGTCAGGAGAGTTCGACATTCGGTCAGTGATTGCCGTTTGGCTCGCTGGCGATAGCGCGCGGCGCGCGAGTTTGCCTGTGATTACTGGGCGTGATCGGCCGCTGGAATTTCATGTCTGGACGCCTGATATGCCGATGCAGGTCGGGGCTCATCGGATTCACGAACCGACTTCAGGCGAAGTGATTACGCCTGATTTGCTGTTTGTGCCGTGTGTCGGGTTTGATGTGGATGGGTATCGGCTTGGGTATGGTGGTGGGTACTACGACCGCACGCTGGCCGGTTTTCGCGCGGCGGGGAAGGTGCCGGTGACCGTCGGTGTCGCGTACGACGTGTGCCGGACTGGCACGATGCAGCGGGAAGCGCATGATATTCCGCTGGATGTTGTCGTTACTGAGGGTTCTTGTTATCCGGAAGGGAAGCTGGGTTTGTAG